One window of Flavobacteriales bacterium genomic DNA carries:
- a CDS encoding fibronectin type III domain-containing protein — MNDQHAVTAQRIPWWRMLSILALFVMLGTLSAQTTVIIGANSGANTTTSYPCPLGHYYQSQRAQYLYTAAELGAQGITNGMLITEIGWVANATTISGHNLPGYTISMKNTATTDLPIASWEAGTAVVYGPTAYSYTSGYAGNIKFPVSSFTYTGGNLLVEVCHNATGYTSNPAIQWSTLIGFNGQHTYRADVATGCGTASLTNTGTRTTRPRLVLTYIGSTACAIAAPGNTLTTGTADFCTGSTITLSTQQAAETGLTYQWQSSPNNVTYTDVTGATSSSLVLLPAAAIWYQCVVTCDADAGNPVASTPLQVSVAANPVAYLAYNGVSYVQNFEAWVNACGTTDIPGASWKNTPATGNNSWRRNDLGASAGWSYLPGGAYSPTFSSGAYSAAFHTYGAPGASQGSLDLYLDMSAGSGTDVLSFDHINPTGTDVLDVSYSTNGGTSFTALGTPLGAVASWTPHEFTINSTSATTIIRFKCTSDFGNDDIGVDNLSLAPPAACQKPTLPIATNITTTTADLSWTASPSDPLNGYIWEIRSSGAAGDPSPDATGTTGYGVTSVIGASTLVANTAYVLYVQSDCGGLSPWSNGYSFHTPCNAATVPYSENFDLAVTPALPSCWSRETIAGNDWESFLASTYALPFTGNVAMYGYDPANNANSWLFTQPLSLVGGTSYRLSYQYGNDGGTYYPEAMDVWYGTGATSASMTDLLFDHPSISGVGNATNTLDFTPATNGDYTIGFHAKSLANMDILVLDEISVIESPACVAPTALALTGSTTTTADFSWTASASVPVNGYEWEVRTSGLPGTGGEDDLGTDPTSTLTASATGLSASSSYKFYVRSLCVGGPSDWAGPFNFNTVCGTVTAPYTQNFDAVASLPNCWVNQGTGENWGFLPSLAPPGPDYGVNGAADHSGSGNYAWIDGSGGILANGLESVDVDFSSLTNPQVSFWMLSNNVDDAAINPIRLDAWDGAVWTPLATFSGNDPNWVERTAAIPGSIPTTSRFRLVALQSPTGSAFYNDLLVDDFSVMETPNCLPPTALSVTNITATTADLSWTASVSDPANGYVWEIRSDGLPAGNPSPDVSGTTAYGVTTVVGATPLVANTTYKLYVRGDCDVDGFSTWAQTTFFTGYCQATSTSTAYEIGSFSTTGGFLNISNLNSGFSTNGYGDFTSLVVSQMAEGTVNFAADYPGDTYRSSIWVDWNNDLDFNDVGEQVFLNAGYTSSDAGSFDVPTGQADGDYRMRIRTDWLNAPVACGTGTYYGETEDYTFRVETPTCIAPVATVTSLTGGTTATIDWMNNASFSYNWELRATGNPGDPAPIASGYHVGNGPAIIGGLTPGGQYYFYLQGWCNAADSSYWSTTSVYMGYCAAGSDDDATTNIKIAQVTFADVDNATSSTLGYDDQTAVVGHVQAGAFYPIAIAVQDGYDADRIRVWIDFNHDLVFSGSELVATGANPPANVGPNGYTVNTNFHMSAHALAGTTRMRIRLDNTINGPQNSPCGNSGFGQVEDYTLDVTAAPCTAPTATATPVPDCGNFQFTVNVDVTSVGDAPGNVTVDDDQGSAQQNGPTGTYTFGPYPNGTNVTYLVSFGTALCDEYVSTTYACTPTNQACGSAQGLTVYPENGCVMTNGSTFNASTEPMTGSGCVNNVLTLPTVYYSFVATGFAQNITLNFASGSFNASVFDACGGNELSCSGFNSGTTLVSGLTLNNTYYVRVASTGTGNFTLCVSESSVQPVSNDDCANADPVTVSAYGACTPTIGQLLGATHSAQANPSCVNPTLGTADVFYSFVANGDRQIITMSQDSTNKVYMLAAYNGCGGTQLLCKLIGPTFDALGTEYMVTGLTANNTYIVRVLCRPAEAGPFALCVMDPPPPVQVNCGGAVVDEFYQPVDNDNQYWAYHSNGTGAFTLTFNSGDIESFTWDKLTIRDGVDGNAPILYQNPSAQTDLTGVTVTATGSDLFMTLTTDGSVTPTLFDWTVQCAYHPGQACNANPVDCGLTYPGLTTGLGHNMPANACPFNGPASTGGAEWFVYTAASDQAVTVSTCGQAGFDTRISVFSGADCNNLTCLGMMDDSPGCPGGSSTLTFNTVTNNSYWIAVSGSGAQEGSYSLSLICSPVCTPPGNDLCGSATGVNNTVADGTGMPTEYTNVCATVDAPTTCSGTLPVQGVWFTFNTGNFDHTLITLLDNDEDNQYSASTLNYALYSGLCDGLGATNSVSCVVDAGGINVENVTQNTWYRLLVYNTGGSGISGTFGLLVEHPAHNDASITAILDPAPGLLCGTTMAPQVTLLNNGDNNLTSVQITYGLSLGIPYVHNWTGNLAYGASANVTLPTVPAQAGPAQTLSISTSLPNGVADDIPANDGQNVAVDVGGEALVVVIQNDANDGSGLYWEIFDDGYNTVASGPSSVPGTNELVSEYHCLPVDFGFCFYFHLYDSFGDGLCCSNGNGYWELQRPDGKVLIRDLFDGAVDGASSPTYSPAYSAYFDHVVCLPPGPAQIANKSCDIFNFTMNSKVYCREVVGATSYQFEFSNPDAGYIRRIAVSTNWVRFSQMHTSPLSPGVKYFVRARTNDAGPVASAHFGTGCEVGMTPTVPCTELISAPTYGHSCGEERAFNTNNSFIYATPVVGATEYQFRIFIPSEGYDETFIRSTYILQLKWNNRPPMVNGSTYSVQVNVKVGTEYSGFCGQTCTITINNGNPRPEASMAQATGTATMWPNPVRESQVNLSIDGIQDADQNITVDIQDIYGKQVFAKEFGNSGERFTTILDLPSDIASGVYMVNITVNGQKTVQRLSIIK; from the coding sequence ATCATCGGTGCCAACAGTGGTGCCAATACCACTACCTCGTACCCCTGTCCTTTAGGCCACTATTATCAATCCCAGCGAGCACAGTACCTCTACACCGCTGCGGAATTGGGCGCTCAAGGGATCACCAACGGCATGTTGATCACCGAGATCGGTTGGGTGGCCAACGCCACGACCATCAGCGGCCACAACCTGCCCGGTTACACCATTTCCATGAAGAACACCGCCACCACCGACCTGCCCATTGCCAGTTGGGAGGCCGGCACCGCTGTGGTGTATGGACCTACGGCCTACTCTTATACGTCCGGTTATGCCGGCAACATCAAATTCCCAGTGAGTTCATTCACGTACACCGGAGGGAACCTGCTTGTGGAAGTATGCCACAACGCCACTGGATACACCAGCAACCCGGCGATCCAATGGAGCACGCTCATCGGTTTTAATGGCCAGCATACCTACCGGGCCGATGTGGCCACAGGCTGCGGAACTGCCTCCTTGACGAACACCGGGACCAGGACCACACGCCCCCGCTTGGTACTGACCTATATAGGGTCCACAGCGTGCGCCATTGCAGCACCGGGCAACACCCTCACTACCGGCACCGCGGACTTCTGCACCGGCAGCACCATCACCTTGAGCACCCAACAAGCTGCCGAAACCGGTCTTACCTACCAATGGCAAAGTTCCCCGAATAACGTGACCTATACGGATGTGACGGGAGCGACATCCTCCAGCTTGGTACTCCTGCCTGCCGCTGCGATCTGGTACCAATGCGTAGTGACCTGCGATGCCGATGCCGGGAACCCCGTGGCCAGCACACCGCTTCAGGTCTCCGTTGCAGCCAATCCGGTAGCCTATCTCGCATACAACGGCGTCTCCTACGTACAGAACTTCGAAGCCTGGGTGAACGCGTGCGGTACCACTGACATCCCCGGCGCGAGCTGGAAGAACACCCCGGCCACCGGCAACAATTCATGGCGCCGCAACGACTTAGGTGCCAGCGCAGGTTGGTCCTATTTGCCGGGGGGGGCGTATTCGCCCACCTTCAGCAGCGGTGCATATTCAGCAGCGTTCCACACCTATGGTGCTCCCGGCGCTAGCCAAGGAAGCCTCGACCTCTACCTCGACATGAGCGCCGGTTCGGGAACGGATGTGCTCAGCTTTGACCATATCAACCCCACCGGTACGGACGTCTTGGACGTATCCTACTCCACCAACGGCGGCACAAGCTTCACTGCCTTGGGCACCCCGCTCGGGGCCGTAGCTTCATGGACCCCGCATGAGTTCACGATCAACAGCACCTCGGCCACCACGATCATCCGGTTCAAGTGTACCTCCGACTTCGGGAATGATGACATCGGCGTGGACAACTTGTCCCTTGCGCCGCCTGCCGCCTGCCAGAAGCCCACGCTTCCGATCGCGACGAACATCACCACGACCACGGCCGATCTTTCTTGGACCGCCAGCCCCTCCGACCCCCTCAACGGCTATATCTGGGAGATCCGCAGCAGCGGTGCCGCCGGAGACCCCTCACCCGATGCGACCGGCACGACCGGTTACGGCGTGACCTCCGTCATCGGTGCTTCAACGCTCGTCGCCAACACCGCCTACGTGCTCTATGTGCAGAGCGATTGCGGCGGCCTCAGCCCTTGGTCGAACGGTTATTCGTTCCATACCCCATGCAATGCGGCTACTGTGCCTTACTCTGAGAATTTCGATCTCGCGGTCACCCCTGCCCTGCCCTCTTGCTGGAGCCGTGAAACGATCGCCGGTAACGATTGGGAGTCCTTCTTAGCATCCACCTACGCACTACCGTTCACGGGCAACGTGGCCATGTATGGCTATGACCCTGCCAATAACGCTAATTCATGGCTCTTCACTCAGCCCCTGAGCCTCGTCGGCGGCACTTCTTACCGCCTCAGCTACCAGTACGGCAACGATGGCGGCACTTACTATCCGGAAGCAATGGACGTTTGGTACGGCACGGGGGCAACCTCGGCATCCATGACGGACCTGCTGTTCGACCACCCGTCCATCTCAGGGGTGGGTAATGCGACCAATACCTTGGACTTCACACCGGCCACGAACGGGGACTACACCATCGGCTTCCATGCCAAGTCCCTCGCGAACATGGACATCTTGGTACTGGACGAGATCTCAGTGATCGAAAGCCCCGCCTGCGTGGCCCCTACAGCCTTAGCGCTCACCGGTTCGACCACCACCACCGCCGACTTTAGCTGGACGGCCAGCGCCTCGGTCCCGGTCAACGGGTACGAGTGGGAAGTGCGCACCAGCGGCCTTCCCGGTACCGGCGGAGAGGACGACCTCGGCACCGATCCCACGAGCACCCTCACGGCAAGCGCCACAGGGTTATCGGCTTCCTCGTCGTACAAATTCTATGTGCGCAGTCTTTGCGTCGGTGGCCCCAGCGATTGGGCCGGACCGTTCAACTTCAACACCGTGTGTGGCACCGTCACCGCGCCATACACGCAGAACTTTGATGCGGTCGCCAGCCTGCCCAACTGCTGGGTCAACCAAGGCACTGGCGAGAATTGGGGATTCCTTCCGAGCTTGGCCCCTCCGGGTCCTGATTACGGCGTAAACGGCGCGGCGGACCATTCCGGCAGCGGTAACTACGCTTGGATCGACGGCAGCGGCGGCATTCTGGCCAACGGCTTGGAAAGCGTGGATGTGGACTTCAGCAGCCTCACAAACCCACAGGTGAGCTTCTGGATGCTCTCGAACAACGTGGACGATGCCGCCATCAACCCGATCCGGCTGGACGCTTGGGACGGTGCCGTATGGACACCGTTGGCCACCTTCAGCGGGAACGACCCGAACTGGGTGGAGCGCACCGCCGCGATCCCGGGAAGTATCCCCACCACCAGCCGCTTCCGTTTGGTGGCGCTCCAGTCCCCCACGGGGAGTGCGTTCTATAACGACTTGCTCGTGGATGATTTCAGTGTGATGGAAACACCGAACTGCTTGCCCCCCACGGCCTTGAGCGTGACGAACATCACCGCCACCACGGCCGACCTCTCGTGGACCGCCAGCGTCTCCGACCCCGCCAACGGCTATGTGTGGGAGATCCGCAGCGACGGCCTTCCCGCCGGGAACCCCTCACCCGATGTGTCCGGGACGACCGCATACGGCGTGACCACCGTTGTTGGAGCAACACCGCTCGTGGCCAACACAACCTACAAACTGTACGTGCGCGGTGATTGCGACGTCGATGGCTTTAGCACATGGGCGCAGACCACCTTCTTCACCGGCTATTGCCAAGCGACGTCGACCAGCACGGCATACGAGATCGGCAGTTTCTCCACTACCGGCGGCTTCCTCAACATCTCCAACCTGAATTCGGGTTTCTCCACCAATGGCTATGGTGACTTCACCTCCTTGGTGGTGTCCCAAATGGCTGAGGGCACGGTGAACTTCGCGGCCGATTACCCGGGAGACACCTACCGTTCCAGTATCTGGGTGGATTGGAACAACGACTTGGATTTCAACGACGTTGGCGAACAGGTGTTCCTTAACGCCGGCTATACATCGAGTGATGCAGGCAGCTTCGACGTACCTACCGGGCAGGCCGATGGTGACTACCGGATGCGCATCCGCACGGATTGGTTAAATGCACCGGTCGCATGTGGCACCGGCACCTACTATGGAGAGACCGAGGACTACACCTTCCGTGTGGAAACCCCGACCTGCATAGCACCGGTAGCTACGGTCACTAGCTTGACCGGCGGCACCACCGCCACGATCGACTGGATGAACAACGCCTCTTTCAGCTACAACTGGGAACTGCGTGCGACCGGCAACCCCGGTGATCCCGCTCCCATTGCCTCCGGCTACCATGTAGGAAACGGTCCGGCGATCATTGGCGGCCTCACCCCCGGCGGCCAGTACTACTTCTACCTGCAGGGATGGTGCAACGCCGCGGACTCCAGCTACTGGAGCACCACCAGCGTGTACATGGGTTACTGTGCCGCCGGTTCGGACGACGATGCCACGACCAACATCAAGATCGCACAGGTCACCTTTGCCGATGTGGACAACGCCACTTCAAGTACGCTCGGATACGATGACCAAACCGCAGTGGTGGGCCATGTACAGGCAGGGGCGTTCTACCCCATTGCGATCGCCGTGCAGGACGGATATGATGCTGACCGCATCCGCGTATGGATCGACTTCAACCACGATCTGGTCTTCTCCGGTAGTGAACTGGTGGCGACGGGCGCGAATCCCCCGGCGAACGTTGGCCCCAACGGCTATACGGTGAACACCAACTTCCACATGTCCGCCCATGCCTTGGCCGGGACCACCCGCATGCGGATCCGGTTGGATAATACGATCAACGGACCTCAGAATAGCCCCTGCGGGAATTCCGGCTTCGGCCAAGTGGAGGACTATACCTTGGACGTGACGGCAGCACCTTGCACGGCCCCTACGGCCACCGCCACACCCGTTCCCGACTGCGGCAATTTCCAGTTCACTGTGAACGTGGACGTGACCAGCGTGGGCGACGCCCCTGGCAACGTTACGGTGGACGATGACCAAGGCAGTGCGCAACAGAACGGCCCCACGGGCACATACACCTTCGGCCCTTACCCCAACGGTACGAACGTGACCTATCTGGTCTCGTTCGGGACGGCCTTGTGCGATGAATACGTGAGCACCACCTACGCCTGCACGCCGACCAATCAGGCCTGCGGCTCAGCCCAAGGGCTGACGGTATACCCGGAGAACGGATGCGTCATGACCAACGGCAGCACCTTCAATGCCAGCACGGAGCCGATGACCGGTTCAGGTTGCGTCAATAACGTGTTGACACTTCCGACGGTGTACTATTCCTTCGTGGCCACGGGCTTTGCCCAGAACATCACGCTCAATTTCGCTTCGGGCAGCTTCAACGCCTCGGTGTTCGACGCCTGCGGCGGGAATGAACTGAGCTGTAGCGGCTTCAACAGCGGGACCACCTTGGTGTCCGGGCTTACGTTGAACAACACCTACTACGTTCGGGTCGCCTCCACGGGTACCGGCAACTTCACCCTCTGCGTGAGCGAAAGCAGCGTACAACCGGTTTCGAACGATGATTGCGCCAACGCCGATCCCGTAACCGTATCGGCTTACGGTGCCTGCACACCGACCATCGGCCAACTGCTCGGCGCCACGCATTCCGCACAGGCCAATCCGAGCTGTGTGAACCCGACCCTTGGCACCGCTGACGTGTTCTACAGCTTCGTGGCCAACGGTGATCGGCAGATCATCACCATGAGCCAGGATTCCACGAACAAGGTGTACATGCTGGCCGCCTACAATGGTTGCGGCGGTACGCAGCTCCTTTGCAAGTTGATCGGGCCGACCTTCGATGCCCTCGGGACGGAGTACATGGTGACAGGTCTTACCGCAAACAACACCTATATCGTCCGTGTTCTCTGCAGACCCGCCGAAGCCGGTCCTTTCGCCCTGTGCGTGATGGATCCGCCGCCGCCCGTCCAAGTGAACTGCGGAGGTGCCGTGGTGGACGAGTTCTACCAGCCGGTTGACAATGACAACCAATACTGGGCCTATCATTCCAACGGCACGGGTGCATTCACCCTCACCTTCAACAGCGGAGACATCGAGAGTTTCACTTGGGACAAGCTCACGATCCGTGACGGTGTGGACGGCAATGCACCGATACTGTACCAGAACCCCTCCGCCCAGACGGACCTCACGGGTGTAACGGTGACGGCCACGGGTTCCGACCTGTTCATGACCTTGACCACCGACGGTTCGGTAACGCCGACCTTGTTTGACTGGACCGTGCAGTGTGCCTACCACCCTGGCCAGGCCTGCAATGCCAACCCCGTGGATTGCGGCCTCACCTATCCGGGACTGACAACCGGCCTGGGCCACAACATGCCCGCGAACGCCTGCCCCTTCAACGGGCCAGCTTCCACAGGTGGTGCGGAATGGTTTGTCTATACGGCCGCTTCCGACCAGGCCGTGACCGTGAGCACCTGCGGACAAGCGGGCTTCGACACCCGCATCTCGGTGTTCTCCGGAGCGGACTGCAACAACCTCACCTGCTTGGGTATGATGGATGACAGCCCCGGTTGCCCCGGCGGGTCAAGCACGTTGACCTTCAACACCGTCACGAACAACTCCTATTGGATCGCGGTATCAGGAAGCGGTGCCCAGGAAGGTTCCTACTCCCTGAGCTTGATCTGCAGCCCTGTTTGCACGCCTCCCGGCAATGACCTTTGTGGCAGTGCGACGGGGGTCAACAACACGGTGGCTGACGGCACGGGTATGCCTACGGAGTACACCAACGTATGCGCCACAGTGGACGCCCCGACCACTTGCTCCGGCACGCTGCCCGTGCAAGGCGTTTGGTTCACCTTCAACACCGGCAACTTCGATCACACCTTGATCACCCTGCTGGACAATGATGAAGACAACCAGTACTCGGCCAGCACGTTGAATTACGCCCTCTATTCGGGCCTATGTGACGGGCTCGGTGCCACCAATAGCGTGAGCTGCGTTGTTGACGCCGGCGGGATCAATGTGGAGAACGTGACCCAGAACACCTGGTACCGTTTGCTGGTATACAACACAGGCGGCTCGGGTATCAGCGGCACCTTCGGGCTGTTGGTGGAACACCCGGCGCATAACGACGCGTCGATCACCGCCATCCTCGATCCGGCCCCGGGCCTGCTCTGCGGCACCACGATGGCCCCGCAAGTGACCCTGCTGAACAATGGGGACAACAACCTCACCAGCGTACAGATCACCTATGGGCTCTCCCTCGGGATCCCGTACGTCCACAACTGGACGGGCAACCTCGCCTACGGAGCATCCGCGAACGTCACCCTGCCCACGGTCCCGGCCCAGGCAGGTCCGGCCCAGACGCTCTCCATTTCCACCAGCCTCCCCAACGGTGTGGCGGATGACATTCCGGCCAACGATGGCCAGAACGTTGCTGTCGACGTGGGCGGTGAGGCCTTGGTAGTGGTCATTCAGAACGATGCCAATGATGGGAGCGGGCTGTACTGGGAGATCTTTGACGATGGTTACAACACCGTCGCGAGCGGTCCCTCCTCAGTACCAGGGACCAATGAGCTGGTCAGTGAGTACCACTGCCTGCCCGTCGATTTCGGCTTCTGCTTCTACTTCCACTTGTACGACAGCTTCGGGGACGGCCTGTGCTGCTCCAACGGGAACGGGTACTGGGAGCTGCAACGACCGGACGGCAAGGTCCTCATCCGTGACCTCTTCGACGGAGCCGTGGACGGGGCGTCTTCACCCACCTATTCCCCGGCCTACTCCGCCTACTTCGACCATGTCGTCTGCCTGCCTCCCGGCCCCGCCCAGATCGCGAACAAGTCCTGCGACATCTTCAACTTCACCATGAACAGCAAGGTGTATTGCCGCGAGGTGGTGGGAGCGACGAGCTACCAGTTCGAGTTCTCCAACCCCGATGCGGGCTACATCCGCCGGATCGCGGTGAGCACCAACTGGGTGCGCTTCAGCCAGATGCACACCAGCCCGCTGTCGCCAGGCGTGAAGTACTTCGTCCGGGCACGTACCAACGACGCCGGCCCCGTTGCCAGCGCACACTTCGGCACAGGTTGCGAGGTGGGCATGACGCCGACGGTGCCTTGCACGGAGCTGATCAGCGCGCCCACCTACGGGCACTCTTGCGGCGAGGAACGCGCCTTCAACACCAACAACAGCTTCATCTATGCCACGCCGGTGGTGGGTGCGACGGAGTACCAGTTCCGCATCTTCATCCCCAGCGAAGGCTACGATGAGACCTTCATCCGCAGCACCTACATCCTGCAGTTGAAGTGGAACAACCGTCCGCCGATGGTCAACGGCTCCACCTACAGCGTGCAAGTGAACGTGAAAGTGGGCACGGAATACAGCGGCTTCTGCGGCCAGACCTGTACGATCACCATCAACAACGGCAACCCCCGCCCCGAGGCCAGCATGGCACAAGCCACTGGAACGGCGACGATGTGGCCGAACCCGGTGCGTGAAAGTCAGGTCAACCTGAGCATCGATGGTATCCAGGACGCGGACCAGAACATCACGGTGGACATCCAGGACATCTACGGCAAGCAGGTCTTCGCCAAGGAGTTCGGGAACAGCGGTGAGCGCTTCACCACCATCCTCGACCTGCCGAGCGACATCGCCAGCGGAGTGTACATGGTGAACATCACCGTCAACGGACAGAAGACCGTCCAGCGGTTGAGCATCATCAAGTAA